The Astyanax mexicanus isolate ESR-SI-001 chromosome 7, AstMex3_surface, whole genome shotgun sequence genome has a window encoding:
- the LOC103044280 gene encoding 4-galactosyl-N-acetylglucosaminide 3-alpha-L-fucosyltransferase 9-like, translating to MHHYLLIITVWLGGIGTCMLFFQYNWSGCSFQTVPSDLAPVFRQSTTTSDTSPSTTPADSHPEKPILLVWVWPETDSFKFDPVECKRRHDIDGCFLTDDRDLYNRSDAVLFYHKGIKKDLSNLPQTPRPPFQRWIWFNLESPTNTRPKAGLENLFNLTLTYRRDSDISVRYEMTVRKRPFENIVIPKKDKLVCWFVSNTNPGTGAWARIQYYEELKKHIQVNIFGNMAGQRLKDEDYYPTMSSCKFYLSFENSIHKDYITEKFNGPIAAGTVPVVLGPPRENYEQFAPGNSFIHVNDFPNASLLAQHLLQLDKDNEAYSHYFDWRKHISVVPHYSIWNEEFILPICQACDYISRHKEYKQVHDLFNWYSS from the coding sequence ATGCATCATTACTTGCTGATAATCACTGTCTGGCTTGGAGGAATTGGGACGTGCATGCTCTTCTTCCAGTACAACTGGTCAGGTTGTTCATTTCAAACTGTTCCATCTGATCTCGCACCAGTTTTTCGCCAAAGCACAACCACCAGCGATACCTCGCCATCAACAACCCCAGCAGATTCTCATCCAGAGAAACCCATTCTGCTGGTGTGGGTCTGGCCTGAAACGGACAGCTTCAAATTCGACCCCGTTGAGTGCAAACGCCGGCACGACATCGACGGCTGTTTCTTGACGGACGATAGAGATCTGTACAACCGTTCAGATGCGGTTCTTTTCTACCACAAGGGAATCAAAAAGGATCTGTCCAACCTTCCCCAGACTCCACGTCCTCCTTTCCAGAGGTGGATCTGGTTCAACCTGGAATCGCCGACCAACACTCGGCCGAAAGCTGGATTGGAGAACCTCTTTaacttgactctgacttacagaAGAGACTCGGACATTTCTGTGCGATACGAAATGACTGTCAGGAAACGCCCATTTGAGAACATCGTGATCCCCAAGAAGGACAAGCTCGTCTGCTGGTTTGTTTCCAACACCAACCCCGGTACTGGAGCGTGGGCTAGAATACAGTACTACGAAGAGCTCAAGAAACATATCCAAGTGAATATCTTTGGAAACATGGCCGGACAGCGCTTAAAAGATGAGGACTACTACCCTACCATGTCCAGCTGTAAGTTCTACCTCTCTTTTGAGAATTCCATCCATAAAGACTACATCACAGAGAAGTTCAACGGTCCAATCGCAGCAGGGACTGTACCAGTTGTGTTGGGACCACCAAGAGAAAACTATGAACAGTTTGCTCCCGGTAATTCCTTCATACACGTCAATGACTTCCCCAATGCCTCACTCCTCGCCCAACATCTGCTTCAACTGGACAAAGACAACGAAGCCTACAGTCACTACTTCGACTGGAGAAAACACATCTCAGTGGTTCCTCACTATTCAATTTGGAATGAAGAGTTTATACTGCCTATCTGTCAAGCCTGCGATTATATTTCAAGACACAAAGAGTACAAGCAAGTGCATGATCTCTTCAATTGGTATTCTTCGTGA